A stretch of Portunus trituberculatus isolate SZX2019 chromosome 48, ASM1759143v1, whole genome shotgun sequence DNA encodes these proteins:
- the LOC123498813 gene encoding protein bric-a-brac 2-like, which yields MGDKMLVLSWKYHNVTFSNIISKFRDKGNYSDVTVACEGKFYPAHKLVLAACSEYFEDMFQHTACKHPIVVLKDITAKNLEALLSYMYSGVANISQDELASLIRAAESLCIKGLAVPDDSMNDSTEVAASATTTCAAAATTKPKRRKKERCSDSAASQDEDCCEVEESSTAGECQEIIGSTEKVRGTNNSGNISEPPLLLPSASPAHNTEAFACTPSVSFKSALEDVVVKEELPEPSPGLCYDGQLDCGPDGFLPAATTTGLTGGVGTSSQSQNYLCPMEGNGGTVPGLQQQQQQPQLPPLPQQHLPDAGMAGSSGISQSLHETDGCYDGFPNLDSLNCEGQVELYNQFNLQTTPFHLPQLGMDGGRRGRAPKLLGGAGRGGRPRSLKVHRCTHCSYSTPWHSVFVRHCRTHSGEKPFICSFCPFRSSRKSVIKRHCLSKHS from the exons ATGGGAGACAAAATGTTGGTGTTATCCTGGAAGTACCATAATGTCACCTTCTCAAACATTATCTCAAAGTTCCGAGACAAG GGCAATTACAGTGATGTAACAGTGGCATGTGAGGGGAAGTTCTACCCAGCCCACAAGCTAGTGCTGGCAGCTTGCAGTGAGTACTTTGAGGACATGTTCCAGCATACTGCTTGCAAGCACCCAATTGTTGTGCTAAAGGACATCACAGCCAAGAACCTTGAAGCATTGCTCAGCTACATGTACTCAGGTGTGGCCAACATCTCCCAGGATGAATTGGCCAGCCTCATCCGTGCTGCCGAGTCCCTGTGCATCAAGGGTCTGGCTGTGCCGGATGACAGCATGAATGACTCAACTGAAGTGGCTGCTtcagccaccaccacatgtgctgctgctgctaccaccaaaCCCAAGCGCAGGAAAAAAGAACGCTGCAGTGACAGTGCTGCATCTCAGGATGAGGACTGTtgtgaggtggaggaaagcAGTACAGCAGGGGAATGTCAGGAAATAATTGGTAGTACTGAGAAGGTGAGGGGCACTAACAACAGTGGCAACATCTCAGAGCCTCCCTTGCTGCTGCCTTCTGCCTCCCCAGCACATAACACTGAAGCCTTTGCATGCACTCCAAGTGTGTCCTTTAAG AGTGCTCTGGAGGATGTGGTGGTAAAGGAGGAACTTCCTGAGCCTAGTCCTGGCCTATGCTATGATGGCCAGCTGGATTGTGGCCCTGATGGCTTTCTTCCTGCAGCCACTACTACGGGTCTAACAGGGGGAGTGGGAACCAGCTCACAGTCACAGAATTATCTGTGTCCcatggaaggaaatggaggaacagTGCCTGGtctacaacagcagcagcagcaaccacaactaccaccactacctcagcAACACCTGCCTGATGCAGGCATGGCAGGTTCCTCGGGAATTTCTCAG AGCCTTCATGAGACCGATGGGTGTTATGATGGCTTTCCCAACCTTGATAGCCTTAACTGTGAGGGACAAGTGGAGCTGTACAATCAGTTCAACTTACAAACAACTCCATTTCACCTGCCCCAA CTTGGCATGGATGGAGGACGCAGGGGAAGGGCACCAAAGTTGTTAGGTGGTGCTGGGAGGGGAGGCAGACCCCGCTCCCTCAAGGTCCACCGCTGCACCCACTGCAGCTACTCTACCCCCTGGCACTCTGTCTTTGTCAGGCACTGCCGCACCCACTCAGGAGAGAAGCCCTTCATCTGCTCCTTCTGTCCCTTTCGCTCCAGTCGCAAGAGTGTTATCAAGAGGCACTGTCTTAGCAAACACTCATGA